Proteins encoded by one window of Lates calcarifer isolate ASB-BC8 linkage group LG5, TLL_Latcal_v3, whole genome shotgun sequence:
- the rasd3 gene encoding RASD family member 3, with the protein MSSSGRPNTVRLVFLGAAGVGKSALIHRYLHDRFEHKYTRTVEELHVLEYDTAGSGKMRLEILDTSGSYPFPAMRELCIRHSDSFALVYAVDDPGSFQEVRRLRDEILEIRGGKSAPITVVGSKADLTEAEGRVLSASDAMATVEGEWDANFVEASARTGANTVGVFRALLQQVDLPHRLSPAVCRRRDTVPRPAVKKRPPLKKNNSCILS; encoded by the coding sequence ATGTCTTCGTCCGGTCGTCCCAACACAGTCCGGCTGGTGTTCCTGGGAGCGGCGGGGGTCGGGAAGAGCGCGCTCATCCACCGTTACCTCCACGACCGCTTTGAGCACAAGTACACGCGCACAGTGGAGGAGCTTCACGTGCTGGAGTACGACACCGCGGGGTCCGGGAAGATGCGTCTGGAGATCTTGGACACGAGCGGCAGCTACCCCTTCCCGGCCATGCGCGAGCTCTGCATTCGACACAGTGACTCCTTCGCCCTGGTGTACGCGGTGGACGACCCGGGGTCCTTCCAGGAGGTGCGGCGGCTCCGCGACGAGATTCTGGAGATCAGGGGCGGTAAGAGCGCGCCCATCACCGTGGTCGGCAGCAAAGCAGATCTCACCGAGGCCGAGGGTCGCGTGCTGTCAGCGAGTGATGCCATGGCCACAGTGGAGGGCGAGTGGGACGCCAACTTCGTTGAAGCGTCTGCGCGCACGGGTGCGAACACGGTGGGAGTTTTCCGCGCGCTGCTGCAACAGGTGGACCTGCCGCACCGGCTGAGCCCTGCGGTGTGCAGGCGCAGAGACACGGTGCCCAGACCCGCAGTCAAGAAGAGGCCACCGCTGAAGAAGAACAACAGCTGTATCCTGTCATAG
- the plk1 gene encoding LOW QUALITY PROTEIN: serine/threonine-protein kinase PLK1 (The sequence of the model RefSeq protein was modified relative to this genomic sequence to represent the inferred CDS: deleted 1 base in 1 codon): protein MSAGVPKPANPSAYVDPKSAPLKEIPDVLVDPRTMRRYTRGRFLGKGGFAKCYEITDVETKQVFAGKIVPKSLILKQHQREKMTSEISIHQSLNHANIVGFHGFFEDDDFVFVVLEICRRRSLLELHKRRKAVTEPEARYYMTQLLKGVQYLHNNRIIHRDLKLGNIFLNDDMEVKIGDFGLATKIEFDGERKKTLCGTPNYIAPEVLCKKGHSYEVDIWSLGCILYTLLVGKPPFETSCLKETYNRIKKNNYTIPWHVNPLASALIKRMLHADPTQRPTVAELQADEFFTSGYIPLRLPTTCLTVPPRFSIAPSTAVELNQRRPLTAINNKGIEKVETKDEPVQREAEPSECHLKDMLQQLNSIIASKPSEKAIIRQEEAEDPACIPIFWISKWVDYSDKYGLGYQLCDNSVGVLFNDFTRLIMYADGDSLQYIDKTAAESYLSVRSYPTALNKKITLLKYFRNYMSEHLLKAGANMARREGDELARLPYLSLWFRTKSAIVLHLTNGTVQINFFQDHTKLILCPLMAAVTYIDEKRDFRTYKLSLLEEFGCSKELASRIRYAKLMVEKLLDSKPSTTAQ from the exons ATGAGCGCAGGTGTTCCGAAGCCGGCGAATCCGTCGGCATATGTCGACCCGAAATCGGCTCCTCTCAAGGAAATCCCAGATGTTCTGGTGGATCCACGCACCATG AGAAGATACACGAGGGGAAGATTCCTCGGAAAAGGTGGTTTCGCCAAATGCTATGAAATCACAGACGTGGAGACGAAGCAGGTTTTCGCCGGAAAAATTGTGCCCAAGTCCCTCATCCTGAAGCAGCaccagagggagaaaatgacCTCGGAAATCTCCATTCACCAGAGCCTCAACCATGCGAACATTGTGGGCTTCCATGGGTTTTTCGAGGACGACGACTTTGTCTTTGTTGTCCTGGAAATCTGCAGGAGAAGG tcccTGCTGGAGCTGCACAAGCGTCGTAAGGCTGTGACTGAGCCAGAAGCTCGCTATTACATGACGCAGCTGCTCAAGGGCGTCCAGTACCTGCACAACAACAGAATCATCCACAGAGACCTGAAGCTGGGCAACATCTTCCTCAATGATGACATGGAGGTCAAGATAG GGGACTTTGGCTTGGCTACTAAGATTGAGTTTGATGGTGAGAGGAAGAAGACCTTGTGTGGAACGCCCAACTACATCGCACCAGAGGTGCTTTGTAAAAAAGGCCACAGCTATGAAGTGGATATCTGGTCACTTGGATGTATATT GTACACTTTGCTGGTGGGTAAACCCCCATTTGAGACCTCCTGTCTGAAGGAGACCTACAACCGCATCAAGAAAAACAACTACACCATTCCCTGG cacgTCAACCCACTCGCCTCTGCTCTCATCAAGCGTATGCTGCATGCTGATCCCACCCAGAGGCCCACTGTTGCTGAGCTGCAAGCTGATGAGTTCTTCACGTCCGGCTACATCCCCTTACGTCTGCCCACTACCTGCCTCACTGTGCCCCCACGGTTCTCCATTGCCCCCTCCACAGCTGTGGAGCTCAACCAGAGACGCCCCCTGACTGCTATTAACAACAAGG GAATAGAGAAGGTGGAAACTAAGGATGAGCCTGTGCAAAG agaggcTGAGCCATCAGAATGCCACCTGAAGGacatgctgcagcagctcaacagCATCATTGCTTCCAAGCCCTCTGAGAAGGCCATCATACGCCAAG aggaggcagaggatcCTGCATGTATCCCCATCTTCTGGATCAGCAAATGGGTAGACTACTCTGACAAATATGGATTAG gctACCAGCTCTGTGACAACAGTGTGGGCGTGCTGTTCAATGATTTCACACGTCTGATCATGTACGCTGATGGAGACAGTCTGCAGTACATCGACAAGACGGCGGCTGAATCCTACCTCAGCGTGCGCTCTTACCCCACTGCCCTCAACAAGAAG ATTACTCTGCTGAAATACTTCCGCAACTACATGAGTGAGCATCTGTTGAAGGCCGGTGCGAACATGGCACGGCGGGAAGGAGATGAGCTGGCGAGGCTGCCTTATCTCTCCCTCTGGTTCAGAACAAAGAGCGCCATCGTCCTGCACCTCACCAACGGCACAGTTCAGATCAACTTCTTCCAG GACCACACCAAGCTGATCCTGTGTCCGCTGATGGCTGCAGTGACCTACATCGATGAGAAGCGGGACTTCCGCACCTACAAGCTTTCTCTGCTGGAGGAGTTTGGCTGCAGCAAAGAGCTGGCCAGCCGCATTCGCTACGCCAAGCTCATGGTGGAGAAACTGCTGGACAGCAAACCCTCCACCACTGCACAGTAG